Proteins encoded within one genomic window of Bombus vancouverensis nearcticus chromosome 4, iyBomVanc1_principal, whole genome shotgun sequence:
- the LOC117166743 gene encoding peroxisomal N(1)-acetyl-spermine/spermidine oxidase, with protein sequence MIMAESTKTEDDKIKCNILIIGAGMAGLSAANHLLKNQETDFLIVEARGRIGGRIIAAKIGNEKVELGANWIHGVLGNPMFELAMANGLIDIVRVPRPHKVVAAMEDGKQLPFPVLQEIYEAYVCFLRRCEEYFLSTYSPPDGINNVGAHVSLEAEIYLSTLPSEERKVRQLLFDCLLKRETCITGCDSMEDVDLLEMGSYAELQGGNISLPNGYSAILEPVSKHIPKNTILTKHVVTKIRWQRNKCMNNDNSNSCSNTNSPVEIQCENGKTILADHVICTLPLGVLKEKANDIFEPPLPNDKLEAIDRLLFGCVDKIFLEYERPFLNPGVSEIMLLWDDRGLSEEEKQDISKTWFRKIYSFTKISETLLLGWISGKAAEYMEKLNGAEVAEVCTSILRRFLNDPFVPAPKNCLCTSWHSQPYTRGSYTAMAVGASQLDINCLAEPILQEDDPSKIVIAFAGEHTHSSFYSTVHGAYLTGRTAAQVLLESRKNEKNSLSLSCEDTSDLSSWIQGISLN encoded by the exons ATGATCATGGCGGAATCTACGAAGACAGAGGATGATAAAATTAAGTGTAACATTTTAATCATCGGAGCTGGAATGGCTGGATTGTCAGCTGCAAATCATTTACTGAAGAATCAAGAGACCGATTTTTTGATTGTCGAAGCACGAGGTCGCATAGGTGGGCGTATAATCGCTGCCAAAATCG GCAATGAAAAAGTAGAATTAGGAGCAAATTGGATCCATGGTGTCCTAGGGAATCCAATGTTTGAATTAGCTATGGCAAATGGATTAATAGATATAGTACGTGTACCAAGGCCTCACAAAGTTGTAGCTGCTATGGAAGATGGGAAACAATTGCCTTTTCCAGTTTTGCAAGAAATTTACGAAGCTTATGTATGTTTTTTAAGAAGATGCGAGGAATATTTCTTAAGTACTTATAGCCCCCCAGATGGAATAAACAATGTTGGAGCACATGTGTCATTAGAGGCTGAGATTTATTTATCAACCTTGCCATCTGAAGAAAGAAAAGTCAGACAGTTATTGTTTGATTGTTTACTCAAAAGAGAAACTTGTATTACTGGCTGTGATAGCATGGAAGATGTTGATTTGTTGGAAATGGGATCTTATGCTGAACTTCAAGGTGGAAATATTAGTCTTCCAAATGGATACAGTGCTATATTAGAACCAGTTTCAAAACACATACCAAAGAACACCATTCTAACTAAACATGTTGTCACTAAGATTAG gTGGCAAAGAAACAAATGCATGAACAATGACAATTCTAATAGCTGTTCTAATACAAATTCACCTGTCGAAATACAATGTGAAAATGGAAAAACAATATTAGCTGATCATGTGATTTGTACATTGCCACTAGGAGTACTTAAGGAAAAAGCCAATGATATATTTGAACCACCTTTACCAAATGACAAACTTGAAGCCATAGATAGACTTTTATTTGGTTGtgtagataaaatatttttagaatatgAAAGACCATTTTTAAATCCTGGTGTGTCAGAAATAATGCTCCTATGGGATGATAGAGGACTGTCAGAAGAAGAGAAGCAGGACATCAGCAAAACATGGTTCAGAAAGATCTATTCCTTTACGAAAATTTCGGAAACTTTATTACTGGGTTGGATATCGGGAAAAGCTGCTGAATACATGGAGAAATTAAATGGAGCGGAAGTAGCAGAAGTATGCACATCAATATTAAGGAGATTTCTTAACGATCCGTTTGTACCAGCACCAAAAAATTGTTTGTGCACCTCGTGGCATTCACAGCCATATACGCGTGGTTCCTACACTGCTATGGCTGTTGGTGCAAGTCAATTAGACATTAATTGTTTAGCTGAGCCTATACTACAAGAAGATGATCCTTCGAAAATAGTAATAGCATTTGCAGGTGAACATACGCATTCTTCGTTTTATAGTACGGTACACGGGGCGTATTTAACCGGTCGGACAGCTGCCCAAGTACTTTTGGAGTCGAGAAAGAACGAAAAGAATTCATTGAGTCTCAGTTGCGAAGACACAAGTGATCTAAGTTCATGGATACAAGGAATTTctctaaattaa
- the LOC117166742 gene encoding solute carrier family 2, facilitated glucose transporter member 10: protein MSDEEDTTILLNSANKTTETSISKVPNDYQCLPPKNLRKPLPKPNDNLTPLTSGNKNIFVSMVAIFAGIAFGSDMGIAKPIAPLIKHEFNLNCFEKDFVISIWFIGALVGGSTGGLLIDSFGRRWTMISTLVFLTFGATLSALANHYILLLVARIICGYSGSVSAIAHCIYMAEVSEPNKRGYNIMLYHLGTATGFLVSVIAAAIKNIDYQWRFSIGITAVPALAACIVTIIFLQRSPPFLLYKRMANVSKTPSKKAWYTIFETLTIMAFLLILQQGTGKRQVLHYAPRLFALLGICSNIAEVTALISLGIVKVFSTMLSLVIVERCGRRTALITSATICMTTISLLSLLATIDRGDDNLDVVNNHCKNHHNEEVKIHSILPTGSPPPFPLLPTPLAIVPPSPETWTQIKASCETQNIAVSEGLTGGLRILAVITLLVYEAAYALGLGPVPLLNLTEVFPAAIRGKCISSVSMVMWITHIIATESVSAMIRSLTLAGSYLFYSFMCLVTIFYVFLFIPETKGKSLHQVAQELRKISLGTRICNNLRSLPLICHIQWIRKYDENASNGQSTLI, encoded by the exons ATGTCAGACGAAGAAGATACTACAATACTGTTAAACAGTGCAAATAAAACTACCGAAACATCTATAAGTAAAGTCCCAAATGATTATCAATGTTTACCACCGAAAAATTTAAGGAAACCACTTCCTAAACCAAATGACAACTTAACACCATTGACAtcaggaaataaaaatatttttgtttccatGGTAGCAATTTTTGCAGGTATTGCTTTTGGAAGTGATATGGGTATTGCAAAACCTATAGCTCCTTTGATCAAACATGAATTTAATTTGAATTGCTTTGAAAAGGATTTTGTTATTAGTATTTGGTTCATTGGAGCTCTTGTTGGTGGTTCAACGGGTG GTTTGCTAATCGATTCATTCGGTCGACGTTGGACAATGATATCAACGCTCGTTTTTCTAACTTTTGGCGCCACATTATCAGCTTTGGCAAATCATTATATCTTGTTACTTGTCGCTCGGATAATTTGCGGATATTCTGGATCTGTTTCAGCAATAGCTCACTGCATATATATGGCAGAAGTATCCGAGCCAAATAAACGCggatataatataatgttatatcacTTGGGCACAGCTACTGGATTCTTAGTTTCAGTCATTGCTGCtgctataaaaaatatagacTATCAGTGGCGATTTTCCATTGGTATAACAGCTGTTCCTGCTTTAGCTGCATGTATAGTAACCATTATATTTCTTCAACGATCTCCCCCATTCTTACTTTATAAAAGAATGGCAAACGTTTCGAAGACACCGTCCAAAAAAGCTTGGTATACGATTTTTGAGACTTTAACGATCATGGCTTTCTTACTGATATTGCAACAAGGTACCGGAAAACGACAAGTTTTGCATTATGCACCAAGATTGTTTGCATTATTAGGCATTTGCTCTA ACATTGCAGAAGTCACAGCTTTAATATCCCTTGGCATCGTGAAGGTATTTAGTACGATGTTATCTCTGGTTATAGTAGAAAGATGTGGGCGTCGAACAGCTCTAATTACATCGGCAACTATTTGTATGACAACAATATCATTATTGTCTTTACTTGCTACGATAGACAGGGGCGACGACAATTTAGATGTTGTAAATAACCATTGCAAGAATCATCATAACGAAGAAGTTAAAATTCATTCGATTTTACCTACTGGATCACCACCACCGTTCCCTTTATTGCCAACTCCATTAGCTATAGTCCCACCCAGCCCGGAAACCTGGACGCAAATTAAAGCATCTTGCGaa ACACAGAATATTGCTGTTTCTGAAGGTCTAACAGGTGGTTTACGTATTTTAGCAGTAATAACATTACTTGTATATGAAGCAGCATATGCTTTAGGACTTGGACCAGTACCACTTTTAAATCTTACAGAAGTTTTCCCTGCAGCTATACGGGGGAAATGTATTAGTTCCGTTTCTATGGTAATGTGGATAACACATATTATTGCCACGGAATCCGTCAGTGCTATGATCA GATCATTGACATTAGCCGGATCCTATTTGTTTTATAGTTTCATGTGCCTCGttacaatattttatgtttttttattCATTCCCGAAACAAAAGGTAAGTCTCTACATCAAGTTGCACAAGAATTACGGAAAATTTCTCTTGGAACACGTATATGTAATAATTTACGCAGTTTACCGCTCATTTGTCATATTCAATGGATTAGAAAATATGACGAAAACGCGAGTAACGGGCAAAGTACCCTAATTTGA